The Pseudomonas sp. MH9.2 genomic interval TGCAACCACTCAGGGCATTACGCATCCGTTGGCGAGCAGCGGCGGTCAATGACGTCGAGTGGGGGAAGTTGCGCGAGCAGGTAAAGGGGCTGGAACTGGAGGCCGAGCGCGAATTGCTTTCGCGGCTTGAAGCACTGACGCAGGACTGGTCAGCAGGGACAACGAAGGATCTGATGGCGTGGCTGGAAGGTCTTGCTGGCGACGCTGCCCCCCAGAACCTCGACGCGCTGCACGTGCTGCGCGTCGAGGCGAACCAGCCTTAGGAAGCGCTGACAGGTGTGACGTTGCCAGTAGCTGGCGCTGCTGCAGGGGCAACGGCAGTCGGCGTGGTCGACGCTGACGGCGTTGCAGGTTTTGCAACAGGCTTGGCGGCTGGTTTCACTGCAGCAGGCTTGGCAACCACTTTGGCGGGAGCCCTGGCAGCTGGCGCTTTAGCCAGAGCAGGTTTGGCTGCCGGCTTGGCGGCGACCGCTTTAACAGGTGCCTTGACCGCAGGTTTGACGACCGGCTTGGCAGCAGGTTTAGCAGCGGTTGCAGCAACCGTTTTTTTCGCGGCAGGTTTGGCGGCAGCTTTTACGGCTGGCTTGGCGGCTACGACGGACGCTTTAACAGCGGGTTTGGCAGGCGCCTTGACCGGAGCTTTTGCTGCCGCTTTTACAGGAGCCTTCGCGGCGGCTGTTTTAGCCGGAGCTTTGGCGGCTGCAGGTGCAGAGGCTTTTACGGCTACCGGTTTTGCATCACGCAGGCTCAAGGTTTTACCCACGGCCTCTTTGACACGACCAATGCCCTGAGCCAGCTTCAGGCTCTCTTGAGCATCGCGCTTGAGCTGCAGAATGTAAGTGCGGGTTTCGGACTGACGAGATTTCAGCGCATCGAGCAGCTCTTCAAGTTCAGACACACCCTGCTTGGCTTTGGCTTGCGCCTTGGCTTTACCGGCGGTAGCGGCATCCTGCAGTTTGATACGGGATTTGTGCAGTTTTTCTTGAGCTTTACCGCGTTGCTTTTCCAATTTGGCGAGCAATTTTTCAGCATCAGCCATCGCTTGGGAACAAGCAGTTTCAAGATGTTCGAGCAGGCTGCTCGAGAGCTGTTGGAGCAAATGCAATGGGGTGTTTACTGGCTTCTTTTGGGCCGACATGACTGACCTCCTGGCTGGCTTGATTGCGGCTCATACTAGACCTCTGCCTGCACCGCCGCTAGGCCATGTTGACAGTAACAATGGCCGTGCGGTTCACGACGGGATGAAAGTTGGTAGAGGAGCGTGTGACAACCTCATGAAATTCCTTTCATACCGAGCAACACCTTAGCGATTGCACTGGCATAATTGCCCTCTTCCCAGGCTGGAGAGCACCATGTCGCGTTACGTATTAATGTCTCTGTTTCTCTTGCTACCACTCGCTCACGCTGCTGAAACTGCCACCCCTGCCAATGACCATGACCTGGCCTACAGTCTGGGCGCGAGCCTTGGCGAGCGCCTGCGCCAGGAGGTTCCGAACCTGCAGCTTCCGGCACTGATCGAAGGACTGCAGCGGGCCTATGAAGGCAAGCCGCTCGCGCTTAAAGATGAACGCATTGAACAGATACTCAGAGACCATGATGCCTCCATGGCGCAGGCAGAAGACAGTCCGCCACCAGAGCCGCAAAGCGAAATTGCGATGAGTTCCGAGCAACGCTTCCTGGACAGCGAAAAAGCCAAGCCGGGCGTTCGTGTCTTGGAGGACGGGATTCTGCTGACAGAGCTGACACCTGGCAACGGTCCAAAACCGACGACTTCGGACCGAGTGCAAGTGCGCTATGTAGGTCGGTTGCCGGATGGGACCATCTTCGATCAAAACAGCCAACCGCAATGGTTCCGCCTTGATAGCGTGATTGCTGGCTGGACCAGCGCATTGCAAGGCATGCCGGTAGGTGCGAAATGGCGGCTGGTCATTCCTTCCGCGCAAGCCTATGGCGCAGAGGGCGCCGGGGATCTGATTGATCCTTACACGCCGCTGGTGTTCGATATTGAGCTATTGGGTGTCGCTCCGTAAGAGCGGGGTATCAGAAACCGGGGCGCAGGGCGCGCGCCCGGTAATGTCGAGACTTCAGGCTTGGGCCACGTCTTTTATTTCATGGGATGTATGCAGCACTTCGATCAGGCAGTCTTCGAGTTCGAAGCGTTCATGCAGTAGACCGCCCAGCTTCTTGAGCTCAACGGCAACGACTTCGCCATCGGTACAATCGCCTTTGTCGCAGCGATCATTGAACGCCAACGCCACTTCAGTGATGACATCCAGGCGCGGATAAATCTTTTCGGCCAACTCAAGGCCACGCTCATCGCCGAAGGCCTTGGCCTCATTGGTCAGCTGTTCGTAGACCTCGAAATGCCCCGCTGAAACGTAATCGACCAGAATTTCGCAGAATTTCTGCAATGATACGCGGTCATCCGCCAACGCCTCGGGCGTCCCGCCGAGAGCACCGTAGGCTCGAACCAGCTCGTGACGCTCCTGCAACCAGCGATCGATCAGCAGATTGACCCCGCCCCAACGCTCCTGAGCATTCTGACAACTTTCCAACATGATGATCTCTCTTCCCTTCAGGGTCATGCTGCTCTGTACCCGCCTCCAGACGTTCTAATAAATCTCGATGACAGAGACGGGTCTGATAAAGCCAGGTAGGCAGCATATTTCCAATGACGCGTGCGGCCAAGATTATGCCCGCACGCCAACCCCATCAAGGTACGCAGGAGATAAAGTTCATACAAGCGTTTAATATTTACCCGTATTTCAGGCTTCCTGTGCATCGTTCGCGCCGACGCCGACGCGCTGAAACAACGGGTAAGCCGCAAAAAAAATCATGCCGGCGAACGCCAAAAGGCTCCATTCGGCAACGCTCATACCCAGCAGCGACCAATGGATTTCAGTACAGCCGGCGGCGCATTCAAATGCCTGCGCAAGGAACAGGGGCATCGCCTCCTGCGAAGCGTTCTGCGCTTGCAGGCAGGCCGCCACGTCGCCCCGAAGCGGGCTTTGCAGTAAGACCTGGCTCCCCGCCGCCACCGCCCCCGAAAGGGCGCAGAGCAAGGCGATAAACGAGTACATCCGCCAACCGGCCTTATCAGGCGAATGTACAACCGCGACCAGGCAGACGACACCGAAAGTGATCAAAAAGGCGCGCTGCAGGATACACAGCGAGCAGGGCCGAAGCCCTACGCCATACTCCAGATATAACGCTACGCAAGTGACAAACACACTGGCAATAAATGCCAAGAGGAACAGAGAACGCGAGCGGGCCAGGTGCATGGCTAATCCGTAACAGAGTGCGAGGGCCATTACGGTAGAGGAAAGCGCATAACCCTTTCAAGGCGAGGGCATAGCGATACTTCTGCAATGATGTAGGCATGTGCCGACGCAGTTGAACGGAATAAATACCGCTCTCTGCAAGATCATTCCTGCGCCCTACTGGGCGGCAGGACGCCTCCTACAAAATGGGGCGGACACACCCAACCAGCCTAGGCCCGACCCACTGCCGGAAGCGGACGTGCCAGCAAACGCTCGTCAAGCATGCCCAAACCTTCTTGAAACAGCTGATTACTGCGCTCGGTCTCCCCCAGTTGCGCCAACAAGCGAGCCAGTTCGGCGCAAGCCTCTGGGTTACGCTGCTGGCCGAGACTGCTTTCCAGATAGTCCCGCGCCTTGCCCCACAGACTGCTTTGCAGGCACAGACGACCCAGCGTCAATAACAGGCTTGGATCATTAGGGTGACTTTTGAGCCAACCTTCAGCTGTTTGCAGTTGTCGCGCGGGATCGCGGCCCCGCAACAATCCGTAAAGACGGGCCAGATGACTGTTGTAGTCGCGTTTGAGTGCTGTACGCAGCACCTCTTCCGCCTCGGCATCGGCGCTCAGCTGACGTAATTGCTCGGCATAGGCCAAGACCAGCGGCGGCTCCTGACGTTGTGCCGACGTGAGCTGTTGCCAGGCTTTGTTGAGCGACTGCAGACCCGCTTCGCCTTCCTCCCCGCGTTGCGCTGCAAGGGAGAGATTCTCACCCCAGGCACGGCGCTCAAGCTCCGCCAGCTCAGACGGCGGCAGCACTTTGTCCTTGCGCAGCTCGGGCATCAGTCGAATCAGTGCCGACCAATCCCCTCGCTGCTGATACAAACGCTGTAACTGGCGCAACACCTGGGCGTTATGCGGATGGCGGTCATGCATCGCTTGCAAGGTCACCAGTGCACCCTCGATGTCACTACGATCCTGCTGCAACTGCGCATGACTCAACGCAATCGCCAGCTCGGCTTGCGGCTGGCGCTCCAGCGCTCTCTCAAGCAGGTTGTCACAGTCCTCGTAACGGCCCAGTTCATTTGCCGCGCGTGCAGCGCCCAGGTAATACAACAGCGGCTGACGCTCA includes:
- a CDS encoding AlgP family protein, with the translated sequence MSAQKKPVNTPLHLLQQLSSSLLEHLETACSQAMADAEKLLAKLEKQRGKAQEKLHKSRIKLQDAATAGKAKAQAKAKQGVSELEELLDALKSRQSETRTYILQLKRDAQESLKLAQGIGRVKEAVGKTLSLRDAKPVAVKASAPAAAKAPAKTAAAKAPVKAAAKAPVKAPAKPAVKASVVAAKPAVKAAAKPAAKKTVAATAAKPAAKPVVKPAVKAPVKAVAAKPAAKPALAKAPAARAPAKVVAKPAAVKPAAKPVAKPATPSASTTPTAVAPAAAPATGNVTPVSAS
- a CDS encoding disulfide bond formation protein B, with protein sequence MHLARSRSLFLLAFIASVFVTCVALYLEYGVGLRPCSLCILQRAFLITFGVVCLVAVVHSPDKAGWRMYSFIALLCALSGAVAAGSQVLLQSPLRGDVAACLQAQNASQEAMPLFLAQAFECAAGCTEIHWSLLGMSVAEWSLLAFAGMIFFAAYPLFQRVGVGANDAQEA
- a CDS encoding FKBP-type peptidyl-prolyl cis-trans isomerase encodes the protein MSRYVLMSLFLLLPLAHAAETATPANDHDLAYSLGASLGERLRQEVPNLQLPALIEGLQRAYEGKPLALKDERIEQILRDHDASMAQAEDSPPPEPQSEIAMSSEQRFLDSEKAKPGVRVLEDGILLTELTPGNGPKPTTSDRVQVRYVGRLPDGTIFDQNSQPQWFRLDSVIAGWTSALQGMPVGAKWRLVIPSAQAYGAEGAGDLIDPYTPLVFDIELLGVAP
- the rsd gene encoding sigma D regulator, which produces MLESCQNAQERWGGVNLLIDRWLQERHELVRAYGALGGTPEALADDRVSLQKFCEILVDYVSAGHFEVYEQLTNEAKAFGDERGLELAEKIYPRLDVITEVALAFNDRCDKGDCTDGEVVAVELKKLGGLLHERFELEDCLIEVLHTSHEIKDVAQA
- a CDS encoding TIGR02444 family protein, which encodes MPSDLWSFTLILYTRPGVEKACLRLQASGANVCTLLCGAWLGQRGVACTADRLREIRQLATPWHDEVVQPLRALRIRWRAAAVNDVEWGKLREQVKGLELEAERELLSRLEALTQDWSAGTTKDLMAWLEGLAGDAAPQNLDALHVLRVEANQP
- a CDS encoding heme biosynthesis protein HemY — protein: MKRAYLILFGVIVVAALIGVAISEHSGYVLIAYQNFRYESSLWATLALLVVIWLVVFLLRALFNLLTASGGVVNPWSRYNRSRRVQLAIEQGQMDLAEGRWASAQRHLQRAAEAERQPLLYYLGAARAANELGRYEDCDNLLERALERQPQAELAIALSHAQLQQDRSDIEGALVTLQAMHDRHPHNAQVLRQLQRLYQQRGDWSALIRLMPELRKDKVLPPSELAELERRAWGENLSLAAQRGEEGEAGLQSLNKAWQQLTSAQRQEPPLVLAYAEQLRQLSADAEAEEVLRTALKRDYNSHLARLYGLLRGRDPARQLQTAEGWLKSHPNDPSLLLTLGRLCLQSSLWGKARDYLESSLGQQRNPEACAELARLLAQLGETERSNQLFQEGLGMLDERLLARPLPAVGRA